The following coding sequences lie in one Heyndrickxia oleronia genomic window:
- a CDS encoding CotD family spore coat protein yields MFCGKILPPIVHPTKCCTNHTQQNFIQPHIYPSHTTNVNHQVIGHANYYPHTESFVNEVSNVNLGPVSGPVPGGMGGFGPGAMGPMGGPGPMPFGFPR; encoded by the coding sequence ATGTTTTGTGGAAAGATTTTACCACCAATTGTTCATCCGACAAAATGCTGTACGAATCATACTCAACAAAATTTCATTCAACCACATATTTATCCATCACATACAACAAATGTGAATCACCAAGTAATTGGACACGCAAATTACTATCCTCATACTGAATCATTTGTAAATGAAGTGTCAAATGTAAACTTAGGTCCAGTTTCCGGACCAGTTCCAGGTGGGATGGGTGGATTTGGGCCAGGTGCTATGGGACCAATGGGTGGTCCTGGACCAATGCCATTCGGTTTTCCGAGGTAA
- a CDS encoding DUF1273 domain-containing protein, which produces MNVITITGYKPFELGIFSNKHPAIDFIKMAIKKELVSFLDEGLEWVIISGQLGVELWAAEVTLELQNEYPELKLAVLTPFLNQEESWNEMNKDYYEMIVSQADFVDSISKQPYSNPQQFRNKNKLFLHKSQGMIIVYDGEKPGSPKYIYDEAKRLVEESKYDMRTIDFYDLQMLIEEDQWNSE; this is translated from the coding sequence ATTAATGTAATTACAATTACGGGGTATAAGCCTTTCGAACTAGGGATATTTTCAAATAAACACCCCGCAATCGACTTTATCAAAATGGCAATAAAAAAAGAGCTAGTAAGCTTTTTGGATGAAGGACTTGAATGGGTGATAATTTCTGGCCAGTTAGGTGTAGAACTTTGGGCAGCAGAAGTGACTCTAGAACTTCAAAATGAGTATCCTGAACTAAAGCTTGCTGTTTTAACACCTTTTTTAAATCAGGAAGAGAGCTGGAATGAAATGAATAAAGACTATTATGAAATGATCGTTAGTCAAGCTGATTTTGTCGATTCTATATCAAAACAACCATATTCAAATCCACAGCAATTCCGTAATAAAAACAAACTTTTCCTACATAAAAGTCAAGGGATGATCATTGTATATGACGGTGAAAAACCAGGTTCACCAAAGTACATTTATGATGAAGCAAAACGATTAGTCGAAGAGAGTAAATATGACATGAGAACGATAGATTTTTATGATTTACAAATGTTAATAGAAGAGGACCAATGGAATTCTGAATAA
- the gpsB gene encoding cell division regulator GpsB, with protein MLSDKIKLTAKDILEKEFKTAVRGYKQEEVDKFLDFIIKDYETFHQTIEDLQQENMRLKKQADDSFRRQPSQPTTGTTNFDILKRLSNLEKHVFGSKLSE; from the coding sequence ATGTTATCTGATAAAATTAAGTTAACTGCAAAGGACATTTTAGAAAAAGAATTTAAAACGGCAGTTCGAGGGTATAAGCAAGAAGAAGTGGATAAATTTTTAGATTTTATTATTAAAGATTATGAAACCTTTCATCAAACAATAGAAGACTTACAACAGGAAAATATGCGCTTAAAGAAACAAGCGGATGATTCATTTCGCAGACAACCTTCGCAGCCAACAACTGGAACGACTAACTTTGATATCTTAAAGAGGCTATCAAATCTAGAAAAGCATGTTTTTGGAAGCAAACTGAGTGAATAG